DNA from Petropleomorpha daqingensis:
CCTCGATCGCCGTCGACGACGCCGTCCAGGCCGCGGTGTAGAAGCTGAACCGGGCGACCAGGTTGATCCACACGAGGATGCCGACGGCGCCGCCGAACGCCGCGGACGTGACGCTCCGGCTGATCAGCGCCAGGTACACCCCGCCGAACACCTTCAGCACCTCGATCCCGGCCGCCCCGAACAGCGCCCCCGGCAGCAGCAGCCGGAAGGGGTGGTTCACCGAGGGCACGAAGCGCAGCAGCCACAGGAAGATCAGCGTGTCGCCGGCGAGGGCCAGCCCGATGGCGAGGACCTGGGTGAGCACGCCGACACCCGTGGCGTCGTCCAGGCCGAGGAAGCTCAGCACGCGCGTCGTGGCCTGGGTGACCAGGACGGTCAGGCTCAGGCTGAGCAGGCCTGCGACGAAGAGCGCGAACAGCGCGACGACGTCCTGCAGGTTGTCTCGGAGGAACTCGGGGTCGTCGACCCGGCCCTTCCAGATGCGCTCCATGCCGATCCGCAGCTGGTCCATGAGCCGCAGCCCGGCGTAGAGGAAGCCGACGAGCCCGATGATCCCGACCACGCCGGCCGAGGAGATGGCGTTCTGCACCTGCTCGACCAGCCAGTCACCGGTCTTGCCGGGCACCGCCTCGCGGATCGCGTCGTACAGCTCCTGCTGGAGCAGCGAGTTGCCGGAGAGCACGAGCCCGGCGATCGACCCCACCAGGAGCAGTAGCGGGAACAGGCTGAGGAACCCGAAGTAGGTGACCCCCGCGGCCATGAGGTCGCCCTGCCGGCGGCGGTAGCGGCCACCGGCGCGGGCCAGGTGGTCGACGAAGGGCCACCGCGCGCGCAGCCGGGCCTTGAGGGCCTCGAACGCGGCCGGGATCCCCGAGAGCCGCGCCCACAGGGACCGGCGGCGCTCGGGCGGGGTGGTCACCCGGCAGAGTCTGCGGCCTGCGTGGTCCCGGCGCTGCCTACCTCAATGCGGCGGGCCGGTGAGCGCGTACTCGCGGGCCACGGCCCAGGTGCCGTCGGCGGTCTGCTCGAACTCGGTGAAGGCCTCGACGCGGAACTCCGCCGAGAGATCGGCCAGGCCGCTGTAGGCCAGCTCGAGCATGTCCGGCGCGACGTCGTGCGCGACGGTCACGTGCGGGTGGTACGGGAAGGACAGCGTGCGCGCGAGCGGGCCGCTGCGGACGTCGGTGGCGATCAGCTCGCAGTTGCCGATCCCCCGCGCGACGGCGACGAACACCACGTCGGACACCGGGCGGAAGGTGCCGGTGCCGGACAGGTGCATGTCGAACGGCGGGTGGCAGCGGGCGACCTGGGCCAGGTGGGCGCTGATCGTCAGCCGGTCGGCGACGGGCACCTCCGTCGGCGGCAGCAGCGTCACGTGCGGCGGGACGACGCCGGCCTGCGGATCGCCCACCTTGGCCCGCCAGTCGACGAGCAGCTGGGCCCACGGCTCGGGGACGGGGACGACAATGCCGAGCACCGTGGTCTGCGCCGACGGCTTGCGGCTGCGGGGTACGAAGGTGTCGTCGTTCACGAGCGGCTCCCGGGCGCCAGGAAGCCGACCCGGTCGTAGACCTCGGCCACCGTGCGCGAGGCCACCTCGCGGGCGCGGGCGGCGCCGGCGGCGAGCACCCGCTCCAGCTCGGCGGGGTCGTCGAGCAGCTCCTGGGTGCGCTGGCGGATCGGCGCCAGCGACTCGGTGACCACCTCGGCGACCTCCTTCTTGAGGTCGCCGTAGCCGCTGTCGGCGAAGTGCGCCTCGAGGTCGGCGATCGACTGCCCGGACAGGGCGCTGTGGATGGCGAGCAGGTTGCTGACGCCGGCCTTGTTCTCCGGGTCGAAGACGACCTCGCGGCCGGTGTCGGTGACCGCCGAGCGGATCTTCTTCGCCGTCACCGCCGGCTCGTCGAGCAGGAAGATGCAGCCGGCTGGGGGCAGGCTCTTGCTCATCTTCTTGTCCGGGGACTGCAGGTCGAGGATCTTCGCCGCGCCCTGCGGGATGCGCGCGGTCGGCACGGTGAACGTCTGCCCGAAGCGGCCGTTGAACCGGACCGCGAGGTCACGGGTGAGCTCGAGGTGCTGGCGCTGGTCCTCGCCGACCGGCACCTCGTCGGCCTGGTAGACGAGGATGTCGGCGGCCTGCAGCACGGGGTAGGTGAACAGCCCGACCGACGCCGTGCCGGTGCCCTCGCGCTGGCTCTTGTCCTTGAACTGCGTCATCCGGCTGGCCTCGCCGAACCCGGTCAGGCACTCCAGCACCCACGACAGCTGCACGTGCTCCGGGACGTGGCTCTGCACGAACAGCGCGCTGCGGCCGGGGTCGACCCCGATGGCCAGCAGCTGGGCGGCGGAGACGAGGGTGTTGCGGCGCAGCGTCGCCGGGTCCTGGGGCAGCGTGATCGCGTGCAGGTCGACGACGCAGTAGAACGCCTCGGCCGACTCCTGCAGGCTCACCCACTGCCGCAGCGCACCCAGGTAGTTGCCGAGGTGGAAGGAGTCCGCCGTCGGCTGGATGCCGGACAGGACGCGGGGAAGAGGCACGGAATCCATCAAACCAGCCCCTCCGGCGCTGTCCGTCCGGACTCCCCCGACCGTGTCGTGCCGGATCCCATACCGGTGAGCCTCAGGCCACCCGTGCGCCGGAACGCACGTCGTCGAGGGCGGTGAGGAAGACGTCGTCCTCCTCCGGCGTGCCGACGGTGACCCGGATGCCCTCCCCGGCGAACGGGCGGGTGATGACCGCGCGGGCCTCCAGCGCGCCGGCCAGCTCGGCGGTCTGCTCCCCCACGGGCAGCCAGACGAAGTTGGCCTGGCTGTCGGCGACGTCGAGGTCGCGCTCCCGCAGCGCGGCGGTGAGCCGCTCGCGCTCGGCGGTGACGGCGGCGCACCGGCGGCGCACCTCGTCCTCGCTGGCGAGGGCCGCGACCGCGGCGGCCTGGGCCAGCATGGACACGCTGAACGGCACGTGCGTCTTGCGGACGGCGTCGGCGACAGCCGGGTCCTCGGCGATCAGGTAGCCGACGCGCAGCCCGGCCAGCCCCCACGCCTTCGAGAAGGTGCGCAGCACCGCGACGTTCGGGCGGCCGCGCATCAGCTCGAGGCCGTCGGGGACGTCGGGGTCGGTGACGAACTCGCGGTAGGCCTCGTCGAGGACGACGAGGGTCTGCGCCGGGACGGCGTCGAGGAACCGGACGAGCTCGGGGCGGCGGACCGCCGTCCCGGTGGGGTTGTTCGGGTTGCAGACGAAGACCAGCCGGGTCGTGTCGTCGACCGCCGCGGCCAGCGCCTCGAGGTCGTGGGTGTCGGCGGGGCCGCCCGGGCGCCCGGGCACCAGCGGCACCTGGATGCTGCGCGCGCCGGCGACCTGCGCCAGCAGCGGGTACATCTCGAACGACCGCCAGGCGAAGGCGATGCTCGTGCCGGGGTCGTTGTAGGACTGCGCCAGCTGCTGGCAGAGCATGACCGCGCCGCAGCCGGTCACCACCTGGGCCGGGTCGACGTCGTAGCGCTCGGCCAGCGCCCGGGTGAGGACGACGGCGCCGTTGTCGGGGTAGCGGTTGGTCTCCGCCGCGGCGGTGGCCAGCGCCTGGACGACGGCCGGCAGCGGCGGGAAGGCCACCTCGTTGCTGGCCAGCTTGACGGCGCGCTCGACGCCGATCTCGCGAGCGACGTCGGCGGGATTGCGGCCCGGTTTGTACGCAGGCAGCGCCTGCACGGCGGGGCGTGCGCTGACCACGACCGTCGTCCTCCCTAGGGTTGGCGCATGCGCGTTCTCGTCGCCGGTGGCGCCGGCTACATCGGCAGCGTAGTCACGGCCGCTCTGCTCCAGGGTGGCCACGAGGTCACGGTGCTCGACGACCTCTCGACCGGGCACGCCGACGCCGTCGCGTCGGGAGCCCGCTTCGTGCAGGCGTCCCTGCACGACTCGGGCCCGGTGCTGGCCGAGGTCCGGCCGGAGGCGGTGCTGCACTTCGCGGCCAAGAGCCTGGTCGGCGCCTCGCAGCAGACGCCGGAGGAGTACTGGCACGTCAACGTCGGCGGCTCGCTCGCGCTGCTCGAGGCGATGCGCGCGGCCGACTGCCGGCGGATCGTCTTCTCCTCCACCGCCGCCACCTACGGCGAGCCGGAGCAGGTGCCGATCCGCGAGGACGCCCCGACCCGGCCCACCAACACCTACGGCGCGACGAAGCTGGCCGTCGACGCGATGCTGACCTCCTACGCGGTCGCGCACGACTTCGCCGCGGTGAGCCTGCGCTACTTCAACGTGGCCGGTGCCGCGTACGGCCTCGGGGAGCGGCACACCACCGAGACCCACCTCATCCCGATCGCGCTGCAGGTCGCCGCCGGCAAGCGCGAGCACCTGACCGTCTACGGCGAGGACTACCCGACGCCCGACGGCACCTGCATCCGCGACTACATCCACGTCGAGGACCTCTCCGACGCGCACCTGCTGGCGCTGCCCGCCCCGGCGGCCGGCGAGCACCGCATCTACAACCTCGGCAACGGCACCGGCTTCTCGGTGCAGGAGGTGGTCGACGCCGTCCGCCAGGTCACGGGGCACCCGATCCCGGTCGAGGTCGGTCCGCGCCGGGCCGGCGACCCGGCGCAGCTGGTGGCCTCCAGCGACCGGATCCGCGGCGACCTGGGATGGGCGCCGAAGCACACCGACCTGGCCGGCATCGTCGGCGACGCCTGGTCGCTGATCAGCTAGGCGGTCGCCCCGGTCTCGACCTCGGCGCCGTCCTCGGTCTGCGGGGGTGGGCTGACCGCGAGCCGGGCGATCCGCCGGCCGTCGAGCTCGAGGACGGTGAGCGTGCGGCCCTCGACCTCGACGGTGTCGCCGATCTCGGGCAGCCGGCCCAGCTCGGCGAGGACGTAGCCGGCCACCGTCTCGTAGGGCCCCTCCGGCAGGCGCAGGCCGGTGACCTCGGTGAAGTCGTCGAGGTTGAGCAGCCCGTCGACCTCGCGGGGGCCGTCGGGGGCCGCGCCGTCCTCGGGGGTGACGTCGGCGTCGTACTCGTCGTAGATCTCCCCGATGACCTCCTCGATGAGGTCCTCGAGGGTGACGATGCCGTCGGTGCCGCCGTACTCGTCGACGACGATCGCCAGGTGCTGGTTCTCCCGGCGCATCTCCGACAGCGCGGTGAGCACGCCGGCGGTGCCGGGCAGCTGCTTCACCTCGCGGGCCAGGTCGCCGACCGTCGCCGCCCGCCCGGCCGGGTGGTTGGGCAGGAAGAGGTCGCGCACGTGCACGAAGCCGACGACGTCGTCCTCGTCGCGGCCGGCGACGGGGAACCGGGAGAAGGTGGAGTCGCCGACCAGCTTGGCCGCGCGGCTGGCGGTCATGCTCCCGTCGAGGAAGGTCACCTCGGTGCGGGGGGTCATCACCTCGCGGACCTCGCGGTCGCCGGCGCGGAAGACCTCGTCGATGAGCTTGCGCTCGTCGCTGGTGAGCGACTCGTGCGCGGCGACGAGGTCGCGCAGCTCCTCCTGGCTGATCGCCTCGCCGGCGACCTTCGGGTCGCCGCCGAAGAGCCGCACGAGGGCGTTGGTGGACTTCGAGAGCACCCAGACGATCGGCCGGGTGAGGGAGGCCAGGCCGTTGAGCGGGCGGGCGACCAGCATCGCGAGACCCTCGGCCCGCTGCAGGGCCAGCCGCTTCGGGGTCAGCTCGCCGAGGACGAGCGACAGGTAGCTGACCGCCACCGTCACGATGATGAACGCCAGGGGGCCGGCCAGGCCGGGGCTGACGCCCCAGCTCACCAGCGCCTCGGAGAACGGCTCGTTGAGCGTCTCGGCACCGAACGCCGACGCCGACAGGGTGGCCAGGGTGACGCCGATCTGCACGGTGGCGAGGAACCGGTTGGGGTCGGCGAGCAGCTTGCCCAGCGCTTCCCCGCGCCGGCCCTGCTCCGAGAGGGCCCGGACCTGTGACTCGCGCAGCGAGATCAGCGCCAGCTCTGTCCCGGAGAAGAAACCTCCGATCAGGACGAAGACGACGACCATCAGGATGTTGAGCCAGACGTCGCTCACCGGCGGCGTGCTCCTCGGGGTCGGGTGCTGCGGACGCGTTCCATGCTGCCCGCCCGGAGGGCCGATGCCCACCGAGGCACCCGGTATGCCCCCATTCGGGCCGGTCAGCGACGAATTCTCGAACTGACGTTCCGTAGTGCCTCGGATACGTTTAGTCTCGACGCGGTAACGAATCGTGATCTAGCACCCCGCGAGGTCTTCCCGGTGCACCAAACCCCCAGCGGGCCCTCCCTCCTCGGCCGTGTCCGGGACGCGCTCTACGGGCTCCGGCTCCCCCGCCCGTCGCTGATCGTCCCGGTCGTGCTCGTCTGCGGCGTCCTGGCCGCCATCGCGCTGGTCCTGCCGTCCTACGCGCCGGCGGTCACGGGAACGCGCGGCGCGCTCGGCCTCGAGTCGACCAACGCCGCCTCGGCCGCCGCGCTCGGTTCGAGCCCCTCGACGCGGACCAGCCGGAGTGCGCGCGCTGCTGCCGCGGCGCCATCGGCCACGGCCGCGCAGTCGTCCACGCCTGCCGCGCCCGCGCCCGCGCCGGTGGTGGAGACGCCGGCGCCCGAGACGACGACTCCCTCGCCCGAGGAGACGTCGTCCGCACCTGCGCCCGCACCCGCGCCGGCCCCGGCGCCGGCGCCCGCTGCGGAGCCCGCACCGGACACCAGC
Protein-coding regions in this window:
- a CDS encoding 2'-5' RNA ligase family protein; translation: MNDDTFVPRSRKPSAQTTVLGIVVPVPEPWAQLLVDWRAKVGDPQAGVVPPHVTLLPPTEVPVADRLTISAHLAQVARCHPPFDMHLSGTGTFRPVSDVVFVAVARGIGNCELIATDVRSGPLARTLSFPYHPHVTVAHDVAPDMLELAYSGLADLSAEFRVEAFTEFEQTADGTWAVAREYALTGPPH
- the trpS gene encoding tryptophan--tRNA ligase, whose amino-acid sequence is MDSVPLPRVLSGIQPTADSFHLGNYLGALRQWVSLQESAEAFYCVVDLHAITLPQDPATLRRNTLVSAAQLLAIGVDPGRSALFVQSHVPEHVQLSWVLECLTGFGEASRMTQFKDKSQREGTGTASVGLFTYPVLQAADILVYQADEVPVGEDQRQHLELTRDLAVRFNGRFGQTFTVPTARIPQGAAKILDLQSPDKKMSKSLPPAGCIFLLDEPAVTAKKIRSAVTDTGREVVFDPENKAGVSNLLAIHSALSGQSIADLEAHFADSGYGDLKKEVAEVVTESLAPIRQRTQELLDDPAELERVLAAGAARAREVASRTVAEVYDRVGFLAPGSRS
- a CDS encoding hemolysin family protein, whose protein sequence is MSDVWLNILMVVVFVLIGGFFSGTELALISLRESQVRALSEQGRRGEALGKLLADPNRFLATVQIGVTLATLSASAFGAETLNEPFSEALVSWGVSPGLAGPLAFIIVTVAVSYLSLVLGELTPKRLALQRAEGLAMLVARPLNGLASLTRPIVWVLSKSTNALVRLFGGDPKVAGEAISQEELRDLVAAHESLTSDERKLIDEVFRAGDREVREVMTPRTEVTFLDGSMTASRAAKLVGDSTFSRFPVAGRDEDDVVGFVHVRDLFLPNHPAGRAATVGDLAREVKQLPGTAGVLTALSEMRRENQHLAIVVDEYGGTDGIVTLEDLIEEVIGEIYDEYDADVTPEDGAAPDGPREVDGLLNLDDFTEVTGLRLPEGPYETVAGYVLAELGRLPEIGDTVEVEGRTLTVLELDGRRIARLAVSPPPQTEDGAEVETGATA
- a CDS encoding YihY/virulence factor BrkB family protein, with protein sequence MTTPPERRRSLWARLSGIPAAFEALKARLRARWPFVDHLARAGGRYRRRQGDLMAAGVTYFGFLSLFPLLLLVGSIAGLVLSGNSLLQQELYDAIREAVPGKTGDWLVEQVQNAISSAGVVGIIGLVGFLYAGLRLMDQLRIGMERIWKGRVDDPEFLRDNLQDVVALFALFVAGLLSLSLTVLVTQATTRVLSFLGLDDATGVGVLTQVLAIGLALAGDTLIFLWLLRFVPSVNHPFRLLLPGALFGAAGIEVLKVFGGVYLALISRSVTSAAFGGAVGILVWINLVARFSFYTAAWTASSTAIEAASQEASRTEPADAA
- the galE gene encoding UDP-glucose 4-epimerase GalE, with the translated sequence MRVLVAGGAGYIGSVVTAALLQGGHEVTVLDDLSTGHADAVASGARFVQASLHDSGPVLAEVRPEAVLHFAAKSLVGASQQTPEEYWHVNVGGSLALLEAMRAADCRRIVFSSTAATYGEPEQVPIREDAPTRPTNTYGATKLAVDAMLTSYAVAHDFAAVSLRYFNVAGAAYGLGERHTTETHLIPIALQVAAGKREHLTVYGEDYPTPDGTCIRDYIHVEDLSDAHLLALPAPAAGEHRIYNLGNGTGFSVQEVVDAVRQVTGHPIPVEVGPRRAGDPAQLVASSDRIRGDLGWAPKHTDLAGIVGDAWSLIS
- the hisC gene encoding histidinol-phosphate transaminase, producing the protein MVSARPAVQALPAYKPGRNPADVAREIGVERAVKLASNEVAFPPLPAVVQALATAAAETNRYPDNGAVVLTRALAERYDVDPAQVVTGCGAVMLCQQLAQSYNDPGTSIAFAWRSFEMYPLLAQVAGARSIQVPLVPGRPGGPADTHDLEALAAAVDDTTRLVFVCNPNNPTGTAVRRPELVRFLDAVPAQTLVVLDEAYREFVTDPDVPDGLELMRGRPNVAVLRTFSKAWGLAGLRVGYLIAEDPAVADAVRKTHVPFSVSMLAQAAAVAALASEDEVRRRCAAVTAERERLTAALRERDLDVADSQANFVWLPVGEQTAELAGALEARAVITRPFAGEGIRVTVGTPEEDDVFLTALDDVRSGARVA
- a CDS encoding CAP domain-containing protein, whose amino-acid sequence is MHQTPSGPSLLGRVRDALYGLRLPRPSLIVPVVLVCGVLAAIALVLPSYAPAVTGTRGALGLESTNAASAAALGSSPSTRTSRSARAAAAAPSATAAQSSTPAAPAPAPVVETPAPETTTPSPEETSSAPAPAPAPAPAPAPAAEPAPDTSVATAPAAGSADASAEGQILALVNQQRAAAGCGAVAADSGLASLARAFSADMRDRGFFSHTDPDGLSPFDRGKRAGVTVLGENIAYGQPDAASVMTAWMNSPGHRANILNCSYTKLGVGVAYGPGGPWWTQDFA